In a genomic window of Schistocerca gregaria isolate iqSchGreg1 chromosome 5, iqSchGreg1.2, whole genome shotgun sequence:
- the LOC126272241 gene encoding ejaculatory bulb-specific protein 3-like — translation MARNLILCCCLVAVVAVSVKADDKLDKVNVDEILNNDRLLKSYIQCMLDADDGKCTTEGKEIKSRVPKLVSTGCNDCTPSQMERAIKVLKHITEKYPAEWTKLKAKYDPAGEYTKKYAETWKERGVNF, via the exons ATGGCGAgaaacctgatcctctgctgctgcCTCGTAGCCGTCGTTGCAGTTTCTGTGAAAGCCGATGACAAGTTGGACAAAGTGAACGTGGACGAGATCCTCAACAACGATCGCCTCCTGAAGTCCTACATCCAGTGCATGCTCGATGCAGACGACGGAAAGTGCACCACTGAGGGCAAGGAGATCAAAA GCAGGGTGCCAAAATTGGTGTCAACGGGATGCAACGACTGCACGCCTAGCCAGATGGAGAGAGCTATCAAGGTCTTGAAGCACATCACAGAGAAGTACCCTGCAGAGTGGACCAAGCTGAAGGCCAAGTACGACCCCGCGGGCGAGTACACCAAGAAGTATGCCGAGACCTGGAAGGAGCGGGGCGTCAATTTCTGA